One window from the genome of uncultured Cohaesibacter sp. encodes:
- the xseA gene encoding exodeoxyribonuclease VII large subunit, translated as MSDSAPSNATEFTVSEISYAVKASIEDQFGYVRVRGELGRVSRPASGHIYLDLKDEKSVLSGIIWRGQASRLAIKPEQGLEVIATGKLTTFPGQSKYQMVIDHMEPAGAGALMALLEERKKKLAAEGLFAAERKKPLPHLPKVIGVVTSPTGAVIRDILHRVQDRFPVHVLVWPVRVQGESCAEEVAAGVRGFNALPVDGPIPRPDLLIVARGGGSLEDLWGFNEEAPARAVADSEIPVISAVGHETDVTLIDYVADLRAPTPTGAAELALPVRSELVATLGDLGVRQYGAVSRIMDRRRADLRSASRALPQPRDILALARQRFDMASGRLDQGLISLTQGRRSRLEVASSRLRPGLVADRIRYQKDRVEDRGNRLQKSLIASTETRRARLDSTAIRLRAGLVTERTGNHKRRLADLGARLTNSSMLTHRQMRSQLAAASRLLDSLSYKGVLDRGFVMVRDRDGSPIRRAELVDPGQGLSLQFADGRVNATASLIDPFVPSEEEIAPEVMTGKAPSDDASEPGIGIMGAAAISAEDIEAHLLSIAGKRARRRVVRRKAVAPTDEALAAAEDGDALTAKSESEEEAPALKTQEDEKLVDELEPSVDVTEEVSTQRLEEATAKLAKTIEQEILARLKEQAKQNRSRKKTDGEGGDDAQGTLF; from the coding sequence ATGTCCGATTCCGCCCCCTCCAACGCTACCGAATTTACCGTCTCGGAGATTTCCTATGCGGTGAAGGCCTCGATCGAGGACCAGTTCGGTTATGTGCGGGTGCGCGGGGAACTCGGTCGTGTGTCGCGCCCGGCGTCCGGCCACATCTATCTCGATCTCAAGGACGAGAAATCAGTTCTGAGTGGGATCATCTGGCGCGGTCAGGCCTCCCGCCTCGCAATCAAGCCCGAACAGGGGCTGGAAGTCATAGCCACCGGCAAGCTGACCACCTTCCCCGGCCAGTCGAAATATCAGATGGTCATCGACCATATGGAGCCTGCGGGCGCCGGTGCACTGATGGCGCTGCTGGAGGAACGCAAGAAGAAGCTCGCGGCAGAAGGGCTGTTCGCTGCAGAGCGCAAGAAGCCGCTCCCCCATCTCCCAAAAGTCATCGGGGTTGTCACTTCGCCAACCGGCGCGGTGATCCGCGACATCCTGCATCGGGTACAGGACCGGTTCCCGGTGCATGTGCTTGTCTGGCCGGTGCGGGTGCAGGGCGAATCCTGCGCCGAGGAAGTCGCCGCCGGTGTACGCGGCTTCAATGCCCTGCCGGTGGACGGCCCGATCCCGCGGCCTGATCTCCTCATCGTCGCCCGTGGCGGCGGCAGCCTTGAAGACCTCTGGGGCTTCAACGAGGAAGCCCCTGCCCGTGCGGTCGCAGACAGCGAAATCCCCGTGATCTCAGCCGTTGGGCATGAGACCGACGTGACGCTGATCGATTATGTCGCCGACCTTCGCGCTCCAACGCCGACCGGTGCGGCGGAACTGGCCCTTCCGGTTCGGTCGGAGCTTGTCGCGACGCTTGGCGATCTTGGCGTCCGGCAGTATGGCGCGGTGTCTCGCATCATGGACAGGCGCCGCGCGGACCTGCGCTCGGCCTCTCGCGCCCTGCCTCAGCCACGGGACATTCTGGCGCTCGCCCGTCAGCGCTTCGACATGGCCTCTGGACGGCTCGATCAGGGACTGATCAGCCTGACGCAGGGGCGGCGCTCGCGGCTTGAGGTTGCCTCATCGCGCCTACGCCCCGGCCTTGTTGCCGACAGGATCCGCTATCAGAAGGATCGCGTCGAAGATAGAGGAAACCGGCTGCAGAAGAGCCTGATCGCCTCGACCGAAACACGGCGGGCACGGCTCGACAGTACTGCAATCCGGTTGAGGGCCGGTCTCGTCACCGAGCGTACGGGCAATCACAAGCGCCGCCTTGCGGATCTTGGGGCGCGCCTCACGAACAGTTCAATGCTAACACACCGGCAGATGCGCTCGCAGCTCGCGGCTGCCAGCCGCCTGCTCGACAGTTTGTCCTACAAGGGGGTGCTGGATCGCGGCTTCGTCATGGTGCGGGACCGAGATGGATCGCCGATCAGGCGGGCAGAACTGGTGGATCCCGGTCAGGGGCTCAGCCTTCAGTTTGCCGATGGCCGCGTCAATGCGACGGCCTCTCTCATTGATCCGTTCGTGCCGAGCGAGGAGGAAATAGCCCCCGAGGTCATGACCGGCAAGGCGCCATCGGACGATGCGTCCGAACCGGGAATCGGCATCATGGGCGCAGCAGCCATCTCGGCCGAGGATATCGAAGCCCATCTTCTATCCATCGCCGGCAAACGGGCGCGGCGGCGGGTTGTGCGACGCAAGGCAGTCGCTCCCACAGATGAAGCGTTAGCCGCGGCTGAGGACGGGGATGCCCTGACGGCAAAAAGTGAGAGCGAAGAAGAGGCGCCTGCGCTCAAGACACAAGAGGATGAAAAGCTGGTCGACGAGCTCGAACCGTCAGTTGACGTTACCGAGGAAGTCTCAACCCAGCGCCTCGAGGAAGCAACTGCCAAGCTCGCCAAGACAATCGAGCAGGAAATTCTGGCGCGCCTCAAGGAGCAGGCGAAACAGAACCGTAGCCGCAAGAAGACGGATGGTGAAGGCGGGGACGATGCGCAGGGCACCCTGTTCTAG
- a CDS encoding 16S rRNA (uracil(1498)-N(3))-methyltransferase: protein MSHYDFKSQRLWVEQDIAERIAIPCDRAQANYLLNVLRMEEGNEMLIFNGRDGEWKVEVRPMGRKKCVLVPLEQTRPQPEPVASDLHYLFAPLKSARIDYMAQKAVEMGVSQLRPVFTQHTQERHPKLDKMRSNVIEAAEQCGILAIPDVTEPVTLPKLLDTWEAGEDGRHIIFCDEEELGKDPLAILDTIRGEGTSVPPLALLIGPEGGFSAEERERLRASSFVTPIPLGPRILRADTAAVAALAIIQAVIGDWA from the coding sequence ATGTCCCATTATGATTTCAAGAGCCAGCGTCTGTGGGTGGAGCAGGATATCGCGGAACGCATCGCCATTCCCTGCGACCGGGCTCAGGCCAACTATCTGCTCAACGTGTTGCGGATGGAAGAGGGTAACGAGATGCTCATCTTCAACGGGCGCGATGGTGAATGGAAGGTCGAGGTGCGACCGATGGGGCGCAAGAAATGCGTCCTTGTGCCGCTCGAGCAAACCCGCCCGCAGCCCGAGCCGGTGGCAAGCGATCTGCATTATCTCTTTGCACCGCTCAAATCAGCGCGCATCGATTATATGGCGCAAAAGGCGGTCGAAATGGGCGTCAGCCAGTTGCGCCCGGTCTTCACCCAGCACACGCAGGAACGCCATCCCAAACTCGACAAGATGCGATCCAACGTGATCGAGGCCGCCGAGCAATGCGGCATCCTTGCGATCCCGGATGTGACCGAACCGGTGACGCTGCCCAAGCTGCTCGACACTTGGGAGGCCGGAGAAGACGGGCGTCACATCATTTTTTGCGATGAAGAAGAGCTCGGCAAGGATCCTCTTGCTATCCTCGACACGATCCGGGGCGAGGGCACAAGCGTTCCGCCTCTCGCCTTGCTTATCGGTCCTGAAGGGGGCTTTTCAGCCGAGGAAAGAGAGCGCCTGCGTGCCTCGTCTTTTGTCACCCCGATACCGCTCGGCCCCCGCATTCTGAGGGCCGACACGGCGGCGGTTGCGGCCCTCGCGATCATTCAGGCCGTGATAGGGGACTGGGCCTGA
- a CDS encoding LysE family translocator, giving the protein MIMSADAWGLFLIACLMLNISPGPDLLFVLSRTIGHGRKVGCAASLGVCSGALVHVFAAALGLSAILATSAMAFMIVKYVGAAYLVWLGLKALFSRQSSLDFSADEGNRRISPFAAYRQGVLVDILNPKAALFFLAFLPQFIAHDAGRSSLMIFAETVFLGLVVIVIAFIIEVSLVFAAASLGRYLKTRKRLMHWIDRAFGGMLLGIGARIALSD; this is encoded by the coding sequence ATGATCATGTCCGCTGACGCGTGGGGACTGTTTCTGATTGCCTGCCTGATGCTCAACATCTCGCCGGGCCCCGACCTATTATTCGTGCTCTCGCGCACCATCGGTCACGGCAGGAAGGTCGGTTGTGCAGCCTCTCTCGGTGTCTGCAGTGGGGCGCTCGTCCATGTTTTTGCGGCGGCCCTCGGCCTGTCGGCCATTCTGGCCACCTCGGCAATGGCCTTCATGATCGTCAAATATGTCGGCGCGGCCTATCTGGTCTGGCTCGGTCTCAAGGCCCTGTTCAGCCGCCAGTCCTCACTGGACTTCTCTGCTGACGAGGGTAACCGCAGGATCTCTCCCTTTGCTGCCTATCGTCAGGGCGTTCTCGTCGACATTCTCAATCCCAAGGCCGCTCTGTTCTTTCTGGCCTTTCTGCCCCAGTTCATCGCGCATGATGCCGGTCGCTCGTCACTGATGATCTTTGCAGAAACGGTCTTTCTGGGTCTGGTGGTGATCGTGATCGCCTTCATCATCGAAGTGTCGCTTGTCTTTGCGGCGGCATCGCTCGGGCGTTATCTCAAAACCCGGAAGCGTCTGATGCACTGGATCGATCGGGCCTTTGGCGGAATGCTGCTTGGGATCGGCGCAAGGATTGCACTGAGCGATTGA
- a CDS encoding DMT family transporter produces the protein MTDNSTTPIAPLSMAGTDKPLLGIAFMLSFCAIIPFSDALMKLMTNSMPFVTILIVRYLCQITLMTPVMLRQHGGLAHIRNLSATAWWCLFWRSLMHILGIIGMYYGLKYMALADTTAICFLYPILMLVAGHVFMREQVGPHRIAAALVGFIGTLMVVQPNFLAVGANALWPVGVAATFVIFILVTRTMSREIDPISIQVVSGVMALLMLLVPMLLLDTETFPLFRPVWPTTESWPLLIGAGVIGSVGHLLMTMAVRYTPSATLAPMQYVEIPFATLIGWLIFADLPNQLAGFGIAVTIAAGLYMIYREQHAQRLAAKAAKAA, from the coding sequence ATGACTGACAACAGCACAACTCCGATAGCGCCTCTCTCGATGGCTGGCACTGACAAGCCCCTGCTTGGCATTGCCTTCATGCTGTCCTTCTGTGCCATCATTCCATTTTCTGATGCCCTGATGAAATTGATGACCAACAGTATGCCGTTCGTCACAATTCTGATCGTGCGCTACCTCTGCCAGATCACGCTCATGACACCGGTCATGCTCAGACAGCACGGAGGCCTTGCCCACATTCGCAACCTGTCGGCCACTGCTTGGTGGTGTTTGTTCTGGCGGTCGCTGATGCATATTCTCGGTATCATCGGCATGTATTACGGGCTCAAATACATGGCGCTCGCCGATACCACCGCAATCTGCTTTCTCTATCCGATCCTGATGCTGGTCGCTGGTCACGTCTTTATGCGGGAGCAGGTTGGTCCGCACCGGATCGCTGCCGCATTGGTCGGTTTCATAGGCACACTGATGGTGGTTCAGCCCAACTTTCTTGCGGTTGGGGCCAATGCACTTTGGCCGGTCGGCGTGGCGGCGACCTTCGTCATTTTCATCTTGGTGACGAGGACGATGAGCCGTGAGATTGATCCGATCTCGATCCAGGTCGTCTCCGGCGTCATGGCCCTGTTGATGCTGCTTGTCCCTATGCTGCTACTTGATACCGAGACCTTTCCGCTCTTCAGGCCTGTCTGGCCGACAACGGAGAGCTGGCCTTTGTTGATCGGGGCAGGGGTGATCGGTTCAGTTGGCCACCTCTTGATGACCATGGCCGTGCGCTACACGCCTTCGGCAACCCTTGCACCGATGCAATATGTCGAGATTCCCTTTGCCACCCTGATCGGCTGGCTGATCTTTGCCGATCTGCCCAATCAGCTCGCGGGTTTCGGGATTGCGGTAACAATTGCCGCCGGTCTCTACATGATCTATCGGGAGCAGCACGCCCAGCGTCTTGCTGCAAAAGCTGCTAAGGCTGCCTGA
- a CDS encoding MarR family transcriptional regulator has protein sequence MKQQQKDRAGAAAAQWRQEKPDWDLLPMELFGRISEASNVIRSRHIEPLFAAFGLQGGEFDVLATLRRSGCNEAGLYALTPSQMYDATMISSGGMTNRLDRLEKAGLVERMANPKDRRGTIVALTDKGLALVEQVTERHLANETRLLSALSQTEQQLLNELMAKLLMGVEQMDGPDV, from the coding sequence ATGAAGCAGCAGCAGAAAGACCGCGCAGGGGCAGCCGCTGCTCAATGGCGGCAGGAAAAGCCGGACTGGGATCTGCTCCCGATGGAGCTTTTCGGACGGATCAGCGAAGCCAGCAACGTCATCCGCTCACGCCATATCGAGCCGCTGTTTGCAGCATTCGGATTGCAGGGCGGTGAGTTCGACGTGCTCGCCACGCTGCGGCGCTCCGGGTGCAATGAGGCTGGCCTTTATGCGCTGACGCCCTCACAGATGTATGACGCCACGATGATCTCGTCAGGGGGCATGACGAACCGCCTCGACCGGCTTGAGAAAGCAGGCCTTGTTGAGCGAATGGCCAATCCCAAGGACCGACGCGGCACCATCGTTGCACTGACAGACAAGGGTCTGGCGCTTGTCGAACAGGTAACCGAGCGGCATCTGGCCAACGAAACCCGTCTCCTCTCCGCCCTGTCACAGACGGAACAGCAGCTTCTCAACGAGCTGATGGCCAAGCTGTTGATGGGCGTCGAACAGATGGACGGACCGGACGTCTGA
- a CDS encoding DMT family transporter produces MTEDNMTAAVSAQSMLPDSPSAASPAEAATETFRQQALPVLLVLVVGTLLAMQVILGKQGIRAGASPLSFLSLALLMAGSVLFVTSFLRRQGARLRGQVLEYGVLSGLLFVLPNAVGFLAVRHVGAGFISMTLLFPLLITYLMALLVRVEHFAVWRMLALLLGLAGGVLLSASKASLGDAPLFWILVSLTGPVFLAMGNVYRTLRWPQGVAPLFLASLMLLFAGGGLLPLALAFEGLSGPASLFQPATLPFIALEVATFSLLYLLYFILQKVAGPVYLSQIGLVGAVVGAGVARILLGEALPPNLAMSAVLIGAGILLFQWAGSRAKARQNRA; encoded by the coding sequence ATGACTGAAGATAACATGACCGCCGCTGTCTCTGCCCAGAGCATGCTTCCCGATAGCCCATCCGCCGCTTCTCCTGCAGAGGCCGCGACCGAAACCTTTCGGCAACAGGCCTTGCCTGTGCTGTTGGTGTTGGTCGTCGGGACGTTGCTCGCCATGCAGGTCATCCTTGGCAAACAGGGTATTCGCGCAGGGGCCAGCCCGCTGAGCTTTCTGTCTCTGGCCTTGTTGATGGCCGGTTCGGTTTTATTCGTTACAAGTTTTCTCCGCCGACAGGGTGCAAGGTTGCGTGGACAGGTGCTGGAATATGGAGTGCTGTCAGGCCTGCTCTTCGTGCTCCCCAACGCCGTGGGTTTTCTGGCCGTGCGCCATGTGGGGGCTGGCTTCATTTCGATGACCTTGCTCTTCCCGCTGCTCATCACCTATCTGATGGCACTGCTCGTGCGCGTCGAGCACTTTGCTGTGTGGCGCATGCTTGCCCTATTGCTCGGGCTTGCCGGTGGTGTTCTGCTCTCTGCCTCCAAGGCGAGCCTTGGTGATGCGCCTCTCTTCTGGATTCTCGTCTCCCTCACGGGGCCGGTCTTCCTTGCCATGGGCAATGTCTATCGCACACTGCGCTGGCCACAAGGGGTCGCTCCACTGTTTCTGGCGAGCTTGATGCTGCTGTTTGCAGGGGGCGGTCTGCTGCCGCTGGCATTGGCATTTGAAGGCCTGTCCGGCCCGGCGAGCCTGTTCCAACCGGCAACATTGCCCTTCATCGCGCTTGAGGTTGCCACCTTCAGCCTGCTCTATCTGCTCTACTTCATCCTGCAGAAGGTCGCGGGGCCAGTCTATCTCTCCCAGATTGGGCTTGTCGGAGCCGTGGTCGGGGCAGGGGTCGCCCGCATCTTGCTTGGTGAGGCCCTGCCGCCCAATCTGGCGATGTCGGCCGTGTTGATCGGGGCCGGGATTCTTCTCTTCCAATGGGCGGGTAGCCGTGCAAAGGCCAGACAGAACCGCGCCTAG
- a CDS encoding glutamate--cysteine ligase, with protein sequence MAASEDSSVALTLDSRQTLIETISRGEKPKDKWRIGTEHEKFVFYKDTFEPVPYEGERGIERLLLGMEGLLGWKRVEDKGKIIGLVDPIDGGAISLEPGGQFELSGAPLDNLHQTCREVHSHLAQLREVADPLGIGFLGLGVSPKWHREDVPIMPKSRYGIMMNYMPKVGSRGLDMMFRSCTIQVNLDFASEADMVQKMRVGIALQPIATAMFANSPFIDGHKNGYQSLRGAIWHDTDPDRTGTLPFVFEEGFGYEQYVDWVLDVPMYFITRKGTYYDMTGLTFREYLGGKRKDGMPDTEPTLQDWEDHLTTVFPEVRLKRYIEMRGADGGPWRRICALPALWTGLLYHQPSLDAAWDLVKDWTAEERDAMRIAVATKGLKTEFRNTTVLAIAKKVVELSRKGLAARDRLNGAGFDETQYLAALEETVTMGLTPADQLLMRYNNEWGGNIDRVFEDFAY encoded by the coding sequence ATGGCCGCTTCCGAAGACTCCTCAGTCGCCCTGACCCTTGATAGCCGACAGACCCTGATCGAGACGATCTCTCGCGGTGAGAAGCCCAAGGACAAGTGGCGCATCGGCACCGAGCATGAGAAGTTCGTGTTCTACAAGGATACCTTCGAGCCGGTCCCATATGAGGGAGAGCGCGGCATTGAGCGTTTGCTTCTGGGCATGGAAGGGCTTCTGGGCTGGAAGCGGGTGGAAGACAAGGGCAAGATCATCGGTCTCGTCGATCCCATTGACGGCGGCGCGATTTCCCTTGAGCCCGGCGGCCAGTTCGAATTGTCCGGCGCTCCGCTCGACAATCTGCACCAGACCTGCCGCGAGGTGCATAGCCATCTGGCGCAGCTGCGCGAAGTGGCCGACCCGCTGGGCATCGGTTTTCTCGGCCTTGGTGTCTCGCCCAAGTGGCATCGCGAAGACGTGCCGATCATGCCGAAGAGCCGTTACGGCATCATGATGAATTACATGCCCAAGGTCGGCAGCCGCGGGCTCGACATGATGTTCCGCTCCTGCACCATTCAGGTCAATCTCGATTTCGCCAGCGAAGCGGACATGGTCCAGAAGATGCGTGTCGGCATCGCTCTGCAGCCGATTGCTACGGCGATGTTTGCCAACAGCCCCTTCATCGATGGTCACAAAAACGGCTATCAGTCCCTGCGTGGTGCCATCTGGCATGACACCGATCCGGACCGCACCGGCACCTTGCCTTTCGTTTTCGAGGAAGGCTTCGGCTACGAGCAATATGTCGACTGGGTGCTGGATGTGCCGATGTATTTCATCACTCGCAAGGGCACCTACTATGACATGACCGGCCTCACTTTCCGCGAATATCTCGGCGGCAAGCGCAAGGACGGCATGCCAGACACCGAACCCACTCTTCAGGACTGGGAAGATCATCTGACCACCGTATTCCCCGAAGTGCGCCTCAAGCGCTACATCGAGATGCGCGGTGCAGATGGTGGACCTTGGCGCCGCATCTGTGCGTTGCCCGCGCTCTGGACTGGCCTTCTCTATCACCAGCCGTCCCTCGACGCTGCCTGGGATCTGGTCAAGGACTGGACCGCGGAGGAGCGCGATGCCATGCGCATTGCCGTTGCCACAAAGGGACTGAAGACCGAATTCAGAAACACCACTGTTCTGGCCATTGCCAAGAAGGTGGTGGAACTCTCCCGCAAGGGTCTGGCCGCTCGTGATCGCCTCAATGGCGCTGGCTTTGATGAAACCCAGTATCTGGCAGCCCTTGAGGAAACCGTGACCATGGGTCTCACTCCCGCTGATCAGCTGCTCATGCGATACAATAACGAATGGGGTGGCAACATCGATCGGGTGTTTGAGGACTTTGCTTACTAA